Proteins encoded in a region of the Kryptolebias marmoratus isolate JLee-2015 linkage group LG14, ASM164957v2, whole genome shotgun sequence genome:
- the cdc37l1 gene encoding hsp90 co-chaperone Cdc37-like 1 isoform X2, producing the protein MEWLSNGASPQPTQESNSGPTSTPSGFSEAHSHQQQPPPPHLCDCAVASLCQSQQRCVKASIVSGWRLAEAQDQLCSLGVHSSESLEQERARTLTCPAELTSTEEEWRRKESMLGAQGPSRSPVLGDTGSWDVFDRSIINAQNQPVDVDQDKCKTFLQKYEQELRHFGMLRRWDDSQRFLSDTPQLICEETASFLTLWSIRLQQEGKEALMEQVAHQAVVMQFILEMASNSQQDPRGCFRQFFHKAKEGQEVYLEVFHAELEGFKQRVKEYTVKCKNHTSNSGTNYRFDTKEPTNFIIQDSEYNTKSCLEAGLWTNTGKWTKDDTTDTEDMRMMELS; encoded by the exons ATGGAGTGGCTGAGCAACGGAGCTTCTCCTCAGCCAACCCAGGAGTCCAACAGTGGCCCCACGTCGACACCAAGTGGTTTCAGTGAAGCCCATTCTCACCAGCAG CAGCCGCCGCCACCACACCTCTGTGACTGCGCCGTGGCGTCGCTGTGTCAGAGCCAGCAGCGCTGTGTGAAGGCCTCCATTGTCTCCGGCTGGCGACTGGCTGAGGCGCAGGACCAGCTGTGCTCTTTAGGCGTCCACAGCTCCGAGTCGCTGGAGCAGGAACGCGCCCGGACTCTCACTTGCCCGGCAGAACTCACGAGCACCGAGGAGGAGTGGCGTCGCAAAGAGAGCATGCTGGGAGCTCAGGGACCCAGTCGCAGTCCCGTGCTTGGCGATACCGGAAGCTGGGACGTTTTTGATAGG AGTATCATCAACGCCCAAAATCAGCCTGTAGACGTGGATCAGGACAAGTGCAAAACCTTTCTTCAGAAGTATGAACAAGAGCTCAGGCATTTTG GTATGTTGCGGAGATGGGACGACAGCCAGAGATTTCTCTCCGACACGCCTCAGCTCATCTGTGAGGAAACGGCCAGCTTCTTAACTCTGTGGAGCATTCGACTGCAGCAAGAAGGG AAAGAAGCCCTGATGGAGCAGGTGGCGCACCAAGCTGTAGTCATGCAGTTTATCTTGGAGATGGCGTCAAACTCTCAGCAGGACCCCCGGGGCTGCTTCAGGCAGTTCTTCCACAAAGCCAAA GAGGGACAGGAGGTCTACTTGGAAGTCTTCCACGCAGAACTCGAAGGCTTCAAACAGAGAGTGAAAGAATACACCGTTAAATGTAAAAACCACACCTCCAACTCTGGCACAAACTACAGATTTGACACCAAAGAACCAACGAACTTCATAATCCAA GACTCTGAATATAACACGAAAAGTTGCTTAGAGGCTGGACTTTGGACAAACACAGGGAAATGGACAAAGGACGACACTACAGATACAGAAGACATGCGGATGATGGAGCTCTCATAA
- the cdc37l1 gene encoding hsp90 co-chaperone Cdc37-like 1 isoform X1: MEWLSNGASPQPTQESNSGPTSTPSGFSEAHSHQQQQPPPPHLCDCAVASLCQSQQRCVKASIVSGWRLAEAQDQLCSLGVHSSESLEQERARTLTCPAELTSTEEEWRRKESMLGAQGPSRSPVLGDTGSWDVFDRSIINAQNQPVDVDQDKCKTFLQKYEQELRHFGMLRRWDDSQRFLSDTPQLICEETASFLTLWSIRLQQEGKEALMEQVAHQAVVMQFILEMASNSQQDPRGCFRQFFHKAKEGQEVYLEVFHAELEGFKQRVKEYTVKCKNHTSNSGTNYRFDTKEPTNFIIQDSEYNTKSCLEAGLWTNTGKWTKDDTTDTEDMRMMELS, translated from the exons ATGGAGTGGCTGAGCAACGGAGCTTCTCCTCAGCCAACCCAGGAGTCCAACAGTGGCCCCACGTCGACACCAAGTGGTTTCAGTGAAGCCCATTCTCACCAGCAG CAGCAGCCGCCGCCACCACACCTCTGTGACTGCGCCGTGGCGTCGCTGTGTCAGAGCCAGCAGCGCTGTGTGAAGGCCTCCATTGTCTCCGGCTGGCGACTGGCTGAGGCGCAGGACCAGCTGTGCTCTTTAGGCGTCCACAGCTCCGAGTCGCTGGAGCAGGAACGCGCCCGGACTCTCACTTGCCCGGCAGAACTCACGAGCACCGAGGAGGAGTGGCGTCGCAAAGAGAGCATGCTGGGAGCTCAGGGACCCAGTCGCAGTCCCGTGCTTGGCGATACCGGAAGCTGGGACGTTTTTGATAGG AGTATCATCAACGCCCAAAATCAGCCTGTAGACGTGGATCAGGACAAGTGCAAAACCTTTCTTCAGAAGTATGAACAAGAGCTCAGGCATTTTG GTATGTTGCGGAGATGGGACGACAGCCAGAGATTTCTCTCCGACACGCCTCAGCTCATCTGTGAGGAAACGGCCAGCTTCTTAACTCTGTGGAGCATTCGACTGCAGCAAGAAGGG AAAGAAGCCCTGATGGAGCAGGTGGCGCACCAAGCTGTAGTCATGCAGTTTATCTTGGAGATGGCGTCAAACTCTCAGCAGGACCCCCGGGGCTGCTTCAGGCAGTTCTTCCACAAAGCCAAA GAGGGACAGGAGGTCTACTTGGAAGTCTTCCACGCAGAACTCGAAGGCTTCAAACAGAGAGTGAAAGAATACACCGTTAAATGTAAAAACCACACCTCCAACTCTGGCACAAACTACAGATTTGACACCAAAGAACCAACGAACTTCATAATCCAA GACTCTGAATATAACACGAAAAGTTGCTTAGAGGCTGGACTTTGGACAAACACAGGGAAATGGACAAAGGACGACACTACAGATACAGAAGACATGCGGATGATGGAGCTCTCATAA
- the ak3 gene encoding GTP:AMP phosphotransferase AK3, mitochondrial, with translation MVVQRVIRAVIMGPPGSGKGTVSGRISKTFGLKHVSSGDILRANIKEQTELGLLMKSCIDQGQLVPDAIMSRIILNDLRRIDHSGWLLDGFPRTVSQAEALDNAYMIDTVINLNVPFLTIKERLTSRWTHIASGRVYNTDFNPPKVTGLDDVTGEPLVQRDDDKPETVTRRLKGYETQTEPVLEYYRSKGVLETFSGTETNKIWPHVEAFLHRKFSSLSQRVA, from the exons ATGGTCGTGCAGAGAGTGATCCGCGCTGTCATCATGGGACCTCCGGGTTCGGGGAAAGGGACGGTGTCCGGGCGCATTAGCAAAACTTTTGGACTCAAGCACGTCTCCAGCGGGGACATTTTAAGAGCCAACATCAAGGAACAAACAG AGCTCGGCCTGTTGATGAAGTCCTGCATCGATCAGGGACAGCTGGTCCCCGACGCCATCATGTCCCGCATCATCCTGAACGACCTGAGGAGGATAGACCACAGCGGCTGGCTGCTGGATG gaTTCCCTCGGACAGTCTCCCAGGCAGAAGCTCTCGATAACGCCTACATGATAGACACGGTCATCAACCTCAACGTGCCTTTCCTGACCATCAAAGAGAGGCTGACTTCTCGTTGGACTCACATCGCAAGCGGCAGAGTCTACAACACGGATTTCAACCCGCCTAAAGTTACC GGTTTGGATGACGTGACGGGGGAACCTCTGGTCCAGAGAGATGATGACAAACCAGAGACAGTCACACGAAGACTGAAGGGCTACGAAACCCAGACGGAACCCGTCCTGGAGTACTACAG GAGTAAAGGCGTGCTGGAGACCTTCTCGGGGACGGAAACCAACAAGATCTGGCCTCACGTCGAAGCTTTCCTCCACAGAAAATTCTCCTCGCTCAGCCAAAGAGTTGCTTAA